The proteins below come from a single Streptomyces sp. MRC013 genomic window:
- a CDS encoding glycoside hydrolase domain-containing protein has product MPKHRLSRKNRYIALAATGAVVVAGAGVAAQTSMAAPAWPAQKTYTGRAFDTCAAPSLTAMRAWKKNAYYGGVAVYVGGKNRGCAQPNLTRSWVKSVDALGWRVVPLYVGAQPPCQKSRNKERFTAATAASVGVSNANDAVAKASALGMRPGSPIYLNMESYDVNDKACNDATLTYVRSFTRTLRAKTYRAGLYGFSSSSAKAIATAKDRTDLPGNLWYALWNGRETTTGDWPWDPKLYTGHSRGHQYEANSRETRRGHTITVDRNAWDAPVALVG; this is encoded by the coding sequence ATGCCTAAGCACCGGTTGTCCAGGAAGAACCGCTACATCGCACTGGCGGCGACGGGCGCCGTCGTCGTGGCCGGCGCCGGGGTCGCGGCGCAGACCTCGATGGCCGCCCCGGCGTGGCCGGCGCAGAAGACCTACACGGGCCGGGCCTTCGACACCTGCGCCGCCCCCTCGCTCACCGCGATGAGGGCGTGGAAGAAGAACGCCTACTACGGCGGCGTCGCGGTCTACGTCGGCGGCAAGAACCGCGGCTGCGCCCAGCCCAACCTGACCAGGTCCTGGGTGAAGTCGGTCGACGCGCTCGGCTGGCGGGTCGTCCCCCTGTACGTCGGCGCCCAGCCGCCCTGCCAGAAGAGCAGGAACAAGGAGAGGTTCACCGCGGCCACCGCGGCCTCGGTCGGGGTGAGCAACGCCAACGACGCGGTCGCCAAGGCCTCGGCGCTCGGCATGAGGCCCGGCAGCCCGATCTACCTCAACATGGAGTCGTACGACGTCAACGACAAGGCGTGCAACGACGCCACCCTCACCTACGTGAGGTCCTTCACCAGGACCCTGCGCGCCAAGACCTACCGCGCCGGCCTCTACGGCTTCAGCAGCTCCAGCGCCAAGGCGATCGCCACCGCCAAGGACCGCACGGACCTGCCGGGCAACCTCTGGTACGCCCTGTGGAACGGCCGGGAGACCACCACCGGGGACTGGCCCTGGGACCCGAAGCTGTACACCGGCCACAGCCGCGGCCACCAGTACGAGGCCAACAGCAGGGAGACCCGCCGCGGCCACACCATCACCGTCGACCGCAACGCCTGGGACGCCCCGGTCGCCCTCGTCGGCTGA
- a CDS encoding LLM class flavin-dependent oxidoreductase produces MRVGTFVLAAGFPGQGHSEALHRAVRSAEVAEEAGLDSVWLAEHHFVPYGVCPSAVTLAALLLGRTRRIRVGTAVSVLPTAHPVALGEQASLLHIASGGRFTLGVGRGGPWVDLEVFGTGPEAYERHFPESLDLLLRWLREDRVGADGERHRFREVAVVPRPDELVDGAAAPETVLACTSPRSVRLAAERALPMLLGMHCGDEEKAEITALWRREALAAGHSPDEVARTAGRHVSAGVVQIADRAVDAAETLLKAMPGWLRQGLDAHVTVDGRHRSMRDPYAYTELLCRLHPVGTPRLAADRLAATAERTGIGRFALLAEGSGQVAATEENLRRLGTEVLPLLR; encoded by the coding sequence ATGCGCGTGGGGACTTTCGTGCTGGCGGCGGGTTTTCCCGGTCAGGGGCACAGCGAGGCGCTGCACCGCGCGGTGCGCTCGGCGGAGGTCGCGGAGGAGGCCGGGCTGGACTCGGTGTGGCTCGCGGAGCACCACTTCGTGCCGTACGGGGTGTGCCCCTCCGCCGTCACGCTGGCCGCGCTGCTGCTGGGCCGGACGCGGCGCATCCGGGTCGGCACGGCGGTGAGCGTGCTGCCGACGGCCCATCCGGTCGCGTTGGGCGAGCAGGCGTCGCTGCTGCACATCGCGTCGGGCGGGCGGTTCACGCTCGGCGTGGGGCGCGGTGGGCCGTGGGTCGACCTGGAGGTGTTCGGCACGGGCCCGGAGGCGTACGAGCGGCACTTCCCGGAGTCGCTGGACCTGCTGCTGCGCTGGCTGCGCGAGGACCGCGTCGGGGCGGACGGCGAGCGGCACCGCTTCCGGGAGGTCGCGGTCGTGCCCCGGCCGGACGAGCTGGTCGACGGGGCGGCCGCGCCCGAGACGGTCCTCGCCTGCACCTCGCCGAGGAGCGTCCGGCTCGCCGCGGAGCGTGCCCTGCCCATGCTGCTCGGGATGCACTGCGGGGACGAGGAGAAGGCGGAGATCACCGCCCTGTGGCGCCGCGAGGCGCTCGCCGCCGGCCACAGCCCGGACGAGGTGGCGAGGACCGCCGGGCGGCACGTGTCGGCGGGCGTCGTGCAGATCGCCGACCGGGCGGTGGACGCGGCGGAGACGCTGCTGAAGGCGATGCCGGGCTGGCTGCGCCAGGGGCTCGACGCCCATGTGACCGTGGACGGCCGGCACCGGTCGATGCGGGACCCGTACGCGTACACGGAACTGCTGTGCCGGCTGCACCCGGTCGGGACGCCCCGGCTGGCCGCGGACCGGCTGGCCGCCACCGCGGAGCGGACGGGCATCGGGCGGTTCGCGCTGCTGGCGGAGGGATCGGGGCAGGTCGCGGCGACGGAGGAGAACCTGCGCCGGCTCGGTACCGAGGTCCTTCCGCTGCTGCGGTGA
- a CDS encoding TetR/AcrR family transcriptional regulator, with the protein MAEGLRERKKRRTRQHISDVATGLFLERGFDAVTIAEIAEAAEVSVNTVYNYFPAKEDLFLDRGEDAVDRLARWVRGRRDGESAARAVLRELREAVETLSYAVGLFEGHADFMRVVLEAPTLRSRLWRIRQDGLRELERTLRAEVGAPDGDPVPALVAGQLDWLHTALTEWISARMAGRRDPREVSREALALLDEMEALLGERVLAYAPRPA; encoded by the coding sequence ATGGCGGAGGGACTCAGGGAGCGGAAGAAGAGGCGGACCAGGCAGCACATCTCCGACGTGGCCACGGGCCTCTTCCTGGAGAGGGGCTTCGACGCCGTCACGATCGCCGAGATCGCCGAGGCCGCCGAGGTCTCGGTCAACACCGTCTACAACTACTTCCCCGCCAAGGAGGACCTGTTCCTCGACCGCGGGGAGGACGCCGTCGACCGCCTCGCGCGCTGGGTGCGCGGACGCAGGGACGGCGAGTCGGCCGCCCGGGCGGTGCTGCGGGAGCTGCGCGAGGCCGTCGAGACCCTCTCCTACGCCGTCGGCCTCTTCGAGGGGCACGCCGACTTCATGCGCGTCGTCCTGGAGGCGCCCACCCTGCGCTCCCGCCTCTGGCGGATCCGGCAGGACGGCCTGAGGGAGCTGGAGCGCACCCTGCGCGCCGAGGTCGGCGCCCCGGACGGGGATCCCGTGCCCGCCCTGGTCGCCGGACAGCTCGACTGGCTGCATACCGCCCTCACGGAGTGGATCTCCGCCAGGATGGCGGGGCGCCGCGACCCCCGCGAGGTCTCCCGCGAGGCCCTCGCCCTCCTCGATGAGATGGAGGCGCTCCTGGGCGAACGGGTCCTCGCCTACGCACCGCGTCCCGCCTGA
- a CDS encoding ATP-binding protein — protein sequence MDPMHPRPDDHGHDTTDGAVRPGDDAGHPRASREDTPAPLGAGRAPARTARLVAGDFLLTVNPVDGSEIEPCPPGRQPEPPARRTPEQRADRDRAAAPPVPAGPAAPLPPLLNRAEQRERLVQLLSRGRSVRLVGPPGSGRTRLLDAVAADCADLAPDGVIRLSGHRHTVGDLLYDLFAAVHHAPGHRPDRAGLLALVREIGAVVLLDDLEFGGAALDELLDAAPECAFLLAATPGTPAPSPDASVEEVVLTGLDRSSTLELLEHAVDRPLSDEEANWAGDLWFESEGLPLRFVQAGALLQQRDALRAPAEDGDGAPAGEEPAEVRDAPLPSLGEAAAPAALLASRLSEAARETLRFSVALGGEVPHQAHLPALIGDTHADAALGELLRCGLLSPVGPRHRLAPGVAEQLTADGYGEGAPARAHTTAQHYAWWVGHPSVAPERVAAEADAVLAALHALASSQEAGHASTAVLLARSAAPVLAAGLHWGAWERALRSGQVAARLAGEIAEEAYFHHELGVLALCKGSLDRARAELEASIALRGALADKRGTVAGRRALALVADCERGARRPSPHGGPAVPPPGTGRRGTGPGVPGGAGPGRAGSGAEPGAASGPAASAPAGAGTAPAPAAGGGYGPTAGSGGRTGGTGFGTGTAAGLGASPAPGAGASSGQGSIGADFDAAYGAVAAGAGTSAHAHPGRERPARKGPRGLLLSGTRRNLVAAGAGAVLAAVLGTVVTLGAASGGGDADPADDRVVTEHSSDVDGTGDGGGGDSGGEAPGTGGTTGAPGGGTRGSATESPDDGPGSSERPGSPGSTDDAPTGPATGPSSPGGGTTSGGASGGGTGTGGASGGTTSGGSTTSPGTTGSPTSGGSSTSGPGPTGSTTTSPSPSGPSTGTPTGSPDPGGDAGGTTGESGSGSGGGSGGSGTSSSASGTLAPGGPAPGGPAA from the coding sequence ATGGACCCGATGCACCCGCGGCCGGACGACCACGGCCACGACACCACCGACGGCGCCGTCCGCCCGGGCGACGACGCCGGCCACCCGCGCGCATCCCGCGAGGACACGCCCGCCCCGCTCGGCGCCGGCAGGGCCCCCGCCCGCACCGCCCGGCTCGTCGCCGGCGACTTCCTCCTGACCGTCAACCCGGTCGACGGCAGCGAGATCGAGCCCTGCCCGCCCGGCCGCCAGCCCGAACCCCCCGCCCGCCGCACCCCCGAGCAGCGCGCCGACCGGGACCGCGCCGCCGCGCCGCCCGTCCCCGCGGGGCCCGCCGCCCCGCTCCCGCCGCTCCTGAACCGCGCCGAACAGCGCGAGCGGCTCGTACAGCTCCTCTCCCGCGGCCGTTCCGTCCGCCTCGTCGGTCCCCCCGGCTCCGGCCGCACCCGGCTCCTCGACGCCGTCGCCGCCGACTGCGCCGACCTCGCGCCCGACGGTGTGATCCGCCTCTCCGGCCACCGCCACACCGTCGGCGACCTCCTGTACGACCTCTTCGCGGCCGTCCACCACGCCCCGGGCCACCGCCCCGACAGGGCCGGGCTGCTCGCCCTCGTCCGCGAGATCGGCGCCGTCGTCCTCCTCGACGACCTGGAGTTCGGCGGCGCGGCCCTCGACGAACTCCTCGACGCCGCCCCCGAGTGCGCGTTCCTCCTCGCGGCCACCCCGGGCACGCCCGCGCCCTCCCCGGACGCCTCCGTCGAGGAGGTGGTCCTCACCGGCCTCGACCGGTCCAGCACCCTCGAACTCCTCGAGCACGCCGTCGACCGGCCCCTCAGCGACGAGGAGGCCAACTGGGCGGGCGACCTCTGGTTCGAGTCCGAGGGCCTGCCCCTCCGCTTCGTCCAGGCCGGCGCCCTGCTGCAGCAGCGCGACGCACTGCGCGCCCCCGCGGAGGACGGCGACGGGGCCCCGGCCGGGGAGGAGCCCGCCGAGGTCCGCGACGCGCCCCTGCCGAGCCTCGGCGAAGCCGCCGCCCCCGCCGCGCTGCTGGCCTCCCGGCTCTCCGAGGCCGCCCGCGAGACCCTCCGCTTCTCCGTCGCCCTCGGCGGGGAGGTCCCGCACCAGGCGCACCTCCCCGCCCTCATCGGGGACACCCACGCCGACGCCGCGCTCGGCGAGCTCCTCCGCTGCGGCCTGCTCTCCCCGGTCGGCCCGCGCCACCGCCTGGCCCCCGGCGTCGCCGAGCAGCTCACCGCAGACGGCTACGGCGAGGGCGCCCCGGCCCGCGCCCACACCACGGCCCAGCACTACGCCTGGTGGGTGGGTCACCCATCCGTCGCCCCCGAGCGGGTCGCCGCCGAGGCGGACGCGGTACTCGCCGCGCTGCACGCCCTCGCCTCCAGCCAGGAGGCCGGGCACGCCAGCACCGCCGTCCTCCTCGCCCGCAGCGCGGCGCCCGTCCTCGCGGCCGGCCTCCACTGGGGGGCCTGGGAGCGGGCACTGCGCTCCGGCCAGGTCGCCGCGCGGCTCGCCGGGGAGATCGCCGAGGAGGCGTACTTCCACCACGAGCTGGGCGTCCTCGCCCTGTGCAAGGGCAGTCTCGACCGGGCGCGCGCCGAGCTGGAGGCGTCCATCGCGCTGCGCGGCGCCCTCGCCGACAAGCGCGGCACGGTCGCCGGCCGCCGCGCGCTCGCCCTGGTGGCCGACTGCGAGCGGGGCGCCCGGCGGCCCTCCCCGCACGGCGGCCCGGCCGTGCCGCCGCCCGGCACGGGCCGCCGGGGAACCGGCCCCGGCGTCCCGGGCGGCGCCGGACCCGGGCGCGCGGGCTCCGGTGCGGAGCCGGGCGCCGCGAGCGGCCCCGCCGCGTCCGCACCGGCCGGCGCGGGCACCGCCCCGGCCCCCGCCGCGGGAGGCGGGTACGGCCCCACGGCCGGGTCCGGCGGCCGGACGGGCGGCACCGGCTTCGGGACGGGCACCGCCGCGGGGCTCGGCGCGAGCCCCGCCCCCGGTGCGGGCGCTTCCTCCGGCCAGGGTTCCATCGGGGCGGACTTCGACGCCGCGTACGGCGCCGTCGCCGCGGGCGCGGGCACCTCGGCACACGCGCACCCCGGCCGGGAGCGGCCCGCGCGCAAGGGGCCCCGGGGCCTGCTGCTCAGCGGCACCCGGCGCAATCTCGTCGCGGCCGGCGCGGGCGCCGTCCTCGCGGCGGTGCTCGGCACGGTCGTCACCCTCGGTGCGGCCTCCGGCGGCGGCGACGCCGACCCCGCCGACGACAGGGTCGTCACCGAGCACTCCTCCGACGTCGACGGCACCGGCGACGGCGGCGGCGGAGACTCCGGCGGCGAGGCACCCGGCACCGGCGGCACCACCGGGGCGCCCGGTGGTGGAACGCGCGGTTCCGCCACCGAGTCGCCGGACGACGGCCCCGGCTCGTCCGAGCGGCCCGGCTCGCCCGGCTCCACGGACGACGCCCCGACCGGACCGGCGACCGGCCCGTCCTCGCCGGGCGGCGGCACGACGTCCGGCGGCGCGAGCGGCGGCGGTACGGGCACCGGCGGCGCGAGCGGCGGCACGACGTCCGGCGGTTCCACCACCTCCCCGGGCACCACGGGCTCTCCGACCTCGGGCGGTTCGTCCACCTCCGGTCCCGGCCCCACGGGGTCCACGACGACCAGCCCGTCGCCCTCGGGTCCGTCGACCGGGACGCCCACGGGGAGCCCCGACCCGGGCGGTGACGCGGGCGGGACCACCGGTGAGAGCGGCAGCGGCAGCGGCGGCGGCTCCGGGGGGAGCGGAACCTCGTCCAGCGCCAGCGGCACCCTCGCGCCCGGCGGTCCGGCCCCCGGCGGTCCGGCCGCCTGA
- a CDS encoding 3-hydroxyacyl-CoA dehydrogenase family protein, whose translation MARKLAVIGAGLMGSGIAQVSAQAGWDVVLRDVTDAALTRGTDGIKASYDKFVSKGRLDAADAEAALARITPTTDLDAAADADLVVEAVFEKLEVKHEIFRALDKLVRDDAVLASNTSAIPITKIAAVTERPERVVGTHFFSPVPMMQLCELVRGHKTSDETLATARGFAESVGKTCIVVNRDVAGFVTTRLISALVVEAARLYESGVASAEDIDTACKLGFGHAMGPLATADLTGVDILLHATGNIYTESQDEKFAAPELMRRMVDAGDIGRKSGQGFYSY comes from the coding sequence GTGGCCAGGAAGCTCGCCGTCATCGGCGCCGGACTCATGGGGTCCGGCATCGCGCAGGTCTCGGCCCAGGCCGGTTGGGACGTCGTGCTGCGCGACGTCACGGACGCCGCCCTCACCCGCGGCACGGACGGCATCAAGGCGTCGTACGACAAGTTCGTCTCCAAGGGGCGGCTCGACGCCGCCGACGCCGAGGCCGCGCTGGCCCGCATCACCCCCACCACCGACCTCGACGCCGCCGCCGACGCCGACCTCGTCGTGGAGGCCGTGTTCGAGAAGCTGGAGGTCAAGCACGAGATCTTCCGCGCCCTCGACAAGCTCGTCCGGGACGACGCGGTCCTCGCCTCCAACACCTCCGCCATCCCGATCACCAAGATCGCGGCGGTCACCGAGCGCCCGGAGCGGGTCGTCGGCACGCACTTCTTCTCGCCCGTCCCGATGATGCAGCTGTGCGAGCTCGTCCGCGGCCACAAGACCAGCGACGAAACCCTCGCCACCGCCCGCGGGTTCGCCGAGTCGGTCGGCAAGACCTGCATCGTTGTCAACCGCGATGTCGCCGGCTTCGTCACCACGCGCCTCATCTCCGCCCTCGTCGTCGAGGCTGCCAGGCTGTACGAGTCCGGCGTGGCCTCCGCCGAGGACATCGACACCGCGTGCAAGCTGGGGTTCGGCCACGCGATGGGCCCGCTCGCCACCGCCGACCTCACCGGCGTCGACATCCTCCTCCACGCCACCGGAAACATCTACACGGAGTCCCAGGACGAGAAGTTCGCCGCACCGGAGCTGATGCGCCGGATGGTGGACGCGGGTGACATCGGCCGCAAGAGCGGGCAGGGCTTCTACAGCTACTGA
- a CDS encoding STAS domain-containing protein has protein sequence MHIRGDHTELVVGGRLDVRSAADARTVLHSAVDDGAGDLVLDLTGLDSWDATGLGVIMGAHRRAGRCGRRLVLRGVPPQMQRLLVATRLHRILAIEGGLAAESLPRV, from the coding sequence ATGCACATCAGGGGCGACCACACCGAGCTGGTCGTCGGGGGCCGCCTCGACGTCCGCAGCGCGGCGGACGCCCGTACGGTCCTGCACTCGGCCGTCGACGACGGAGCCGGCGACCTCGTGCTCGACCTGACCGGCCTCGACTCCTGGGACGCCACCGGGCTCGGGGTCATCATGGGCGCCCACCGCCGCGCCGGTCGCTGCGGCCGGCGCCTCGTCCTGCGCGGCGTACCGCCCCAGATGCAGCGTCTGCTGGTGGCGACCAGGCTCCACCGCATCCTCGCCATCGAGGGCGGCCTCGCCGCGGAGTCGCTCCCCCGCGTCTGA
- the nucS gene encoding endonuclease NucS, whose translation MRLVIARCSVDYAGRLTAHLPSAPRLILVKADGSVSIHADDRAYKPLNWMSPPCTLKEGEGDSAGVWTVVNKAGEKLIITMEEVFHDSSHELGVDPGLIKDGVEAHLQELLADRIETLGGGYTLIRREYPTAIGPVDILCRDAAGGTVAVEIKRRGEIDGVEQLTRYLDLLNRDPHLAPVRGVFAAQEIKPQARVLATDRGIDCVVLDYDALRGIEDDKLRLF comes from the coding sequence ATGCGTCTCGTCATCGCCCGCTGCTCCGTGGACTACGCGGGCCGGCTCACGGCCCACCTGCCCTCCGCCCCCCGCCTGATCCTGGTCAAGGCGGACGGCAGCGTCTCGATCCACGCCGACGACCGGGCTTACAAGCCCCTCAACTGGATGTCGCCCCCGTGCACCCTCAAGGAGGGCGAGGGCGATTCCGCCGGCGTCTGGACGGTCGTCAACAAGGCGGGCGAGAAACTGATCATCACGATGGAGGAGGTGTTCCACGACTCCTCCCACGAGCTGGGCGTGGACCCGGGCCTCATCAAGGACGGTGTGGAGGCTCACCTGCAGGAGCTGCTCGCCGACCGGATCGAGACACTGGGTGGGGGGTACACCCTCATCCGCCGCGAGTACCCGACGGCGATCGGCCCGGTCGACATCCTGTGCCGGGACGCTGCCGGCGGCACGGTCGCCGTCGAGATCAAGCGGCGCGGGGAGATCGACGGCGTGGAGCAGCTGACCCGCTACCTGGACCTGCTGAACCGGGATCCGCACCTGGCGCCGGTGCGGGGGGTGTTCGCCGCACAGGAGATCAAGCCGCAGGCCCGCGTGCTGGCGACGGACCGGGGGATCGACTGCGTGGTACTGGACTACGACGCGCTGCGCGGCATCGAGGACGACAAGCTGCGCCTCTTCTGA
- a CDS encoding SCO5389 family protein yields MSLDVSPVLLEQAERGEVDEAAFVDCVRTSLPFAWEMISSLVARLRADGGAFADNRTPPPDEYARGQLLRALASDAIRGALERHFGVRLAFQNCHRVAVFPLDSSADERLARFTSVRAQLLNQSPGLRDC; encoded by the coding sequence ATGTCGCTCGACGTCTCACCGGTCCTGTTGGAACAGGCCGAGCGAGGCGAGGTCGATGAAGCGGCTTTCGTCGACTGCGTCCGGACCTCCCTGCCCTTCGCATGGGAGATGATCAGTTCTCTGGTGGCCCGGCTGAGGGCGGACGGAGGGGCCTTCGCCGACAACCGGACGCCCCCGCCGGACGAGTACGCGCGCGGACAGCTGCTGCGCGCGCTGGCGAGTGACGCGATACGGGGGGCGCTGGAGCGCCACTTCGGCGTCCGGCTGGCCTTCCAGAACTGCCATCGCGTCGCGGTGTTCCCCCTGGACTCGTCGGCCGACGAGCGGCTCGCCCGCTTCACCTCCGTACGGGCCCAGCTGCTCAACCAGTCGCCGGGCCTGCGCGACTGCTGA